The Deltaproteobacteria bacterium DNA window TTGCTGGCCCAAAGCGACGATTTGGCCATTCAAGGCCTCGATTTCCGTTGGGCGCTGGGCCAGCACATCCTGTAACATGGAGGAGCGGTTGCGGGCGGTGGCCTGGCAGACCTGGCGGACTAGATTCAAGGGGTCCGGGCTGATGGCAATGCCCGTGGCCTGGGCTACTGCCTGGGCTTCTTGAACCGCGGCCCGGGCTACCTGCCAGGCCTCGGGGACTTTCAACAACCCCCCATTGAGCAGCCGGGTGAGGGCGGTTAAGGGGTTGACCCCGACGTTGACCAAAAGCTTATCCCAGATTACTGCGATAATGTCCGCGGCACTCTGACAATCGAATCCGGCGGCCTGGAACCGGGACACCCACTCTGCTAATTGGTCTTGACGGACCTGGGAGCCGGGCGGAATGCCCAGAATGGTTTTCCCTGGTCCGGCATGCCGGGCTTGCCCCCAGTCCAACAAGGTCACCCCGTGCATGATTACTCCGGCCAGCAAGTGTTCCGGGCCGACCACCGCGGCTATCTGCTCCAGATTGCCGATACCGTTTTGCAGGGTCAGGGCCAGTCCGCCCTCGGCCATTAAAGGGGGCAAGCTCTGGGCGGCACGCCTGGTCTGGTGCGCCTTGACACTCATAATGGCCAGATCGCAGGGACCGATAATGCCGGCCTGGCAGGTACAGTTGACTGGAATGTGTTCTACCTGGCCATCCAGGGTGATGAACCTGATACCCCGGTTCTGGAGAAAGGCGGCCCGGTCCGGACGGTAGTCTACTAGCCATATTACCGCAGCCACTTTCTGTAACCGGGCTACCAACAGGCAGCCCAGGGCACCTGGCCCGATGATAGCAATTTTCACCATCGTCTCCGCAGGGGTAGCTGCATGGTACGTAACCCAAATCCCTCCCTCCGTCAAGTTCCAAACCCATGATCAGGGACGGTTTTGCCAAAAAAGTCTAGACATTATGAGCAATGGGGGCCCAACCCTAGTGGTATTCTATTCAGTCTAATTGCCTTTGTTCACAAGTTTATTAGTTTTATGTTAAAATTACTGCAAAGCTCAAGAAGAGGATAACCATGCTCAGGCAATTTGACAGAGAGCTGGCGGATTTAAAGATGAATCTGCTGCGTATGGCCGATGCCGCTGAGCAAGCCGTACAGAACAGTATTATTTCTGTGCTGAACCGCGATTCCGAGTTGGCCAAAGAAGTCATTATTGGCGACTTAGCCATAAATGACATGGAACTCGAAATTGACGAGCAGTGTCTGAAACTGCTGGCGCTGCGTCAGCCGCTGGCCACGGATCTGCGATTTATCACTGCCTCGATGCGGATTAACGCCGAGTTAGAGCGCATCGGCGACCAGGCGGTGAATATCGCGGAACGGGCCCTGGAGCTTAACCAGCGGCCTCCCTTAAACCTACCCATCGACTTGAAGGCCATGGCTGATATTGCCCTGAATATGGTCCGCAACAGTATCGAGGCCTTTATCCGCCAGGACCCCACGATGGCCGTCCAGGTCTGTCAACGGGACGTTGACGTTGACACTTTGGATGACGAATATATCCAAAAATTATTAGATTTTATGCTCAAAGATACCCCGGCCGTGGGGCGTTCGGTCCATTATATTATTATTATCCGAAATATTGAACGGATTGCTGATCTGGCCACCAACGTTGCCGAGGACATCGTCTTTTTTGTGGAAGGCAAGGTAATCAAACACCGCTGCGAGGATGGGATACTCAGCGCCCGATGTATCTGAGGGCTTCAGCGCTCCAAGTTCGAGAGACGGCAAGCGGTAGCGGGGTTTTGCAGCTTTTGCTCCAAAAATTTCAATTCCTGCCCTAAAGCCGGGGAAATTTTCAGTTCCCGCTCTACCTTATCCAGAGCGTGCAGGATGGTCGAGTGGGTGCGCCGGAAGGCTCGGGCCAACTCCTTAAGTGTCTTTTGAGTATAATGGCGACAGAGATAAATGGCCAGATTCCGCGACCGTACCAGCTTTTTTTTGCGCGACCGACCGGTTAACTCCTCCAGACTGATCTGATAGACCTTACAGGTAAGTCTCTGAATGGCCTCCATACTCAAGCTGTCAGTGGTCACCCGGAAGTTGTGTAACACCTCCTCAGCCAACCCTATCGTTATCGGGGCGGAAAGCAGAGACGATTTGACCACCAGGCTGTCCAAAGCACTCTCCATCTGGCGGACGTCTTGAGTCACATAGGTGGCCAGACATTCCAATACCTGACGACTGATCCGAATTCCCCGATCATCAGACTTTTTGGCTAGTATTTTGACCCGGGTATCAAAATCGGGAGGCTCGATCGGGGTGATCACCCCCGCACTAAGCCGGGAGCACAGCTCTTTTTTGAGGCCGGGAATTTCGGTCGGAACGTAACTGCTGGTAAAAACAAGTTTTTTCTGTTGATCGGCCAAGCAGTCCAAAGTATAGCACAATTCACTCTGAATTTTTTCCTTGCCGCTTA harbors:
- the dnaA gene encoding chromosomal replication initiator protein DnaA — its product is MEPAWIDIKHRLKSRLPASGFKLWIEPLQASRGSQGELVLGCPNAFTLHWVRAYYLELIREEVQQVLGKGFPFDLRVLHPSPRKLSTPLQRQPVLPGVKPSPIPARGLNQSFTFEHFVVGASNRFAFQASQALARNDTVYGRTLFLTSLPGLGKSHLSQAVGNHIYAQGPDHRVFYLTAEDFANEMVLALKQGQIERFKEKFRRQTDILLLEDVHFLSGKEKIQSELCYTLDCLADQQKKLVFTSSYVPTEIPGLKKELCSRLSAGVITPIEPPDFDTRVKILAKKSDDRGIRISRQVLECLATYVTQDVRQMESALDSLVVKSSLLSAPITIGLAEEVLHNFRVTTDSLSMEAIQRLTCKVYQISLEELTGRSRKKKLVRSRNLAIYLCRHYTQKTLKELARAFRRTHSTILHALDKVERELKISPALGQELKFLEQKLQNPATACRLSNLER
- the phoU gene encoding phosphate signaling complex protein PhoU, giving the protein MLRQFDRELADLKMNLLRMADAAEQAVQNSIISVLNRDSELAKEVIIGDLAINDMELEIDEQCLKLLALRQPLATDLRFITASMRINAELERIGDQAVNIAERALELNQRPPLNLPIDLKAMADIALNMVRNSIEAFIRQDPTMAVQVCQRDVDVDTLDDEYIQKLLDFMLKDTPAVGRSVHYIIIIRNIERIADLATNVAEDIVFFVEGKVIKHRCEDGILSARCI
- a CDS encoding 2-dehydropantoate 2-reductase; this translates as MVKIAIIGPGALGCLLVARLQKVAAVIWLVDYRPDRAAFLQNRGIRFITLDGQVEHIPVNCTCQAGIIGPCDLAIMSVKAHQTRRAAQSLPPLMAEGGLALTLQNGIGNLEQIAAVVGPEHLLAGVIMHGVTLLDWGQARHAGPGKTILGIPPGSQVRQDQLAEWVSRFQAAGFDCQSAADIIAVIWDKLLVNVGVNPLTALTRLLNGGLLKVPEAWQVARAAVQEAQAVAQATGIAISPDPLNLVRQVCQATARNRSSMLQDVLAQRPTEIEALNGQIVALGQQLGVPTPVNTTLSHLIRALEKSYRPSPE